Proteins encoded together in one Juglans regia cultivar Chandler chromosome 9, Walnut 2.0, whole genome shotgun sequence window:
- the LOC108993551 gene encoding tryptophan synthase beta chain 1, whose translation MATAPTTGTTFCGSALRKPYVCSKFPFRFHPFSSSSSSKPTVVSCTIADRTLRMDNGSSNSTLLQRPDSFGRFGKFGGKYVPETLMHALSELESAFHSLASDHDFQKELNAILKDYVGRESPLYFAERLTEHYKRPNGEGPHIYLKREDLNHTGAHKINNAVGQALLAKRLGKNRIIAETGAGQHGVATATVCARFGLQCVIYMGAQDMERQALNVFRMRLLGAEVRAVHAGTATLKDATSEAIRDWVTNVETTHYILGSVAGPHPYPMMVREFHAVIGKETRKQALEKWGGKPDVLVACVGGGSNAMGLFHEFVDDRDVRMIGVEAAGFGLDSGKHAATLTKGEVGVLHGAMSYLLQDEDGQIIEPHSISAGLDYPGVGPEHSYLKDTGRAEYYNVTDEEALEAFKRLSRLEGIIPALETSHAVAYLEQLCPTLPNGTKVVLNCSGRGDKDVHTAIKYLQI comes from the exons ATGGCGACCGCCCCTACTACCGGAACCACCTTTTGCGGCTCCGCGCTTCGCAAACCCTACGTTTGCTCCAAGTTTCCCTTCCGGTTCCACCCattttcctcctcctcctcttccaaaCCTACCGTTGTCTCTTGCACCATCGCCGACCGGACCCTACGGATGGATAATGGATCCTCCAATTCTACTCTCCTTCAGAGACCCGATTCCTTCGGCCGCTTCGGCAAGTTTGGCGGCAAGTACGTCCCCGAAACCCTCATGCACGCTCTCTCGGAGCTCGAGTCCGCTTTCCACTCTCTTGCTTCCGACCACGACTTTCAG AAAGAACTGAATGCGATCTTGAAAGATTATGTTGGAAGGGAGAGTCCTCTTTACTTTGCAGAGCGGCTAACTGAACATTATAAGCGTCCTAATGGTGAAGGCCCACACATTTACCTTAAGAGAGAGGATCTGAACCACACTGGGGCTCACAAAATCAACAATGCTGTTGGCCAAGCTTTGCTTGCCAAGCGATTGGGGAAAAATCGAATAATTGCTGAAACTGGAGCTGGTCAGCACGGAGTTGCAACAGCAACTGTTTGTGCTCGGTTTGGTTTGCAGTGTGTCATTTATATGGGTGCACAAGATATGGAGAGGCAAGCTCTTAATGTCTTCAGAATGCGGCTTCTTGGGGCTGAG GTTAGAGCAGTCCATGCGGGGACTGCCACCTTGAAAGATGCTACATCAGAAGCTATTAGGGACTGGGTAACTAATGTTGAGACAACCCATTATATTTTGGGCTCTGTTGCTGGGCCACATCCATACCCCATGATGGTTCGAGAGTTCCATGCGGTAATTGGTAAAGAAACCAGAAAACAAGCACTAGAAAAATGGGGAGGGAAACCAGATGTTCTGGTAGCATGCGTTGGTGGAGGTTCGAATGCCATGGGACTCTTCCATGAGTTTGTTGATGACAGAGATGTTAGAATGATTGGTGTGGAAGCTGCAGGCTTTGGATTGGACAGTGGTAAGCATGCCGCTACCTTGACAAAAGGGGAAGTTGGGGTTTTGCATGGAGCCATGAGCTATTTATTACAGGATGAAGATGGGCAAATTATTGAACCTCATTCCATAAGTGCAGG CTTGGATTATCCTGGGGTTGGACCAGAGCACAGCTATTTGAAAGATACAGGACGTGCTGAATATTATAACGTCACTGATGAGGAGGCATTGGAAG CTTTCAAGAGATTATCGCGACTGGAGGGGATCATCCCTGCTCTGGAGACATCTCATGCAGTGGCTTACTTGGAGCAGCTTTGCCCTACTCTCCCAAATGGAACTAAGGTCGTGTTGAATTGCAGTGGCAGAGGGGATAAGGACGTTCATACAGCTATCAAGTATTTGCAGATTTAA
- the LOC108992029 gene encoding uncharacterized protein LOC108992029, with translation MVQKLETIKGGGGSIRVGTTGTISSLMTRELDSIKFAPQMPVSSRTKPQSVPVLVPYGGTTPKRLQPRKSSDVASSSYNDHRSPEITRKNKSYATNIHRIPMLAFDSITLDRIPSGEKNNKKGSNIVEIVDIRCGNQDRAWASPITNRLKKLGFSKLSESII, from the coding sequence ATGGTTCAGAAACTAGAAACTATAAAGGGTGGGGGAGGATCCATTAGGGTTGGTACGACGGGAACTATAAGTTCCCTGATGACAAGGGAATTGGACTCCATTAAATTTGCCCCTCAGATGCCTGTATCTTCCAGAACCAAACCACAATCAGTACCTGTTTTAGTTCCCTATGGTGGTACAACTCCCAAAAGACTACAGCCAAGAAAATCATCTGATGTGGCAAGCAGCAGCTACAATGATCATAGAAGCCCTGAGATtaccaggaaaaataaaagcTACGCCACAAATATCCATCGAATACCGATGCTTGCCTTTGATAGTATTACTCTTGATAGAATTCCCAGCGGGgagaaaaataacaagaaagGATCTAACATAGTCGAGATTGTGGACATAAGGTGTGGGAACCAGGATAGGGCATGGGCTAGCCCTATTACAAATCGTCTCAAGAAGCTGGGTTTCTCGAAGCTATCAGAGAGTATTATCTAA